One Phaseolus vulgaris cultivar G19833 chromosome 4, P. vulgaris v2.0, whole genome shotgun sequence DNA window includes the following coding sequences:
- the LOC137836375 gene encoding uncharacterized protein isoform X1, translated as MGSILLNPSQPSFSDTLLAPLKNHKVHHHASASRNHRFKCNSISRTSSFHYRSSASVPLHEFPSASFNEYIEDKGRVIRSIFSESASQQLNKEEWRVKMSQVEALFLKCHPVIHITAKCKSEFHEYPPHIPHHITKYLEFQVTRVEFPDLNGDYMPPHFNMNAKGVLYLEKKGMHNWMKNHLDVNFNLDFPPLLDWVPHLVLQTILQSVLKNYVDDINNGSAVRLLADYNLFKRKKPKNLV; from the exons ATGGGAAGCATTCTCCTAAATCCAAGTCAACCCTCTTTCTCAGATACCCTTTTGGCTCCATTGAAGAACCACAAGGTTCATCACCATGCTTCTGCTTCAAGGAATCATCGTTTCAAATGCAACAGTATCAGTAGAACTTCCTCCTTTCATTACAGAAGCAGTGCTTCTGTTCCACTTCATGAGTTTCCTTCG gCTTCATTTAATGAATATATAGAGGACAAGGGAAGAGTAATCCGATCTATATTTTCAGAATCAGCAAGCCAGCAGCTTAATAAG GAAGAGTGGAGAGTTAAGATGAGTCAAGTGGAAGCCTTGTTCTTAAAGTGTCATCCAGTAATACACATTACAGCTAAATGCAAATCTGAATTTCATGAATACCCACCTCACATTCCTCACCACATCACCAAATATCTGGAGTTTCAAGTT ACAAGGGTTGAGTTTCCTGATCTGAATGGTGATTATATGCCACCACATTTCAACATGAATGCAAAAGGAGTCTTGTATTTGGAAAAGAAGGGAATGCATAATTGGATGAAGAATCATTTAGACGTTAATTTCAACCTTGATTTTCCTCCATTACTAGACTGGGTTCCTCATTTGGTGTTGCAAACCATTCTACAATCG GTTCTTAAAaattatgtggatgatattaaTAATGGATCTGCTGTTAGATTATTAGCAGATTACAATTTGTTCAAGAGgaaaaaacccaaaaacttgGTGTAA
- the LOC137836375 gene encoding uncharacterized protein isoform X3: MGSILLNPSQPSFSDTLLAPLKNHKVHHHASASRNHRFKCNSISRTSSFHYRSSASVPLHEFPSASFNEYIEDKGRVIRSIFSESASQQLNKTRVEFPDLNGDYMPPHFNMNAKGVLYLEKKGMHNWMKNHLDVNFNLDFPPLLDWVPHLVLQTILQSVLKNYVDDINNGSAVRLLADYNLFKRKKPKNLV; this comes from the exons ATGGGAAGCATTCTCCTAAATCCAAGTCAACCCTCTTTCTCAGATACCCTTTTGGCTCCATTGAAGAACCACAAGGTTCATCACCATGCTTCTGCTTCAAGGAATCATCGTTTCAAATGCAACAGTATCAGTAGAACTTCCTCCTTTCATTACAGAAGCAGTGCTTCTGTTCCACTTCATGAGTTTCCTTCG gCTTCATTTAATGAATATATAGAGGACAAGGGAAGAGTAATCCGATCTATATTTTCAGAATCAGCAAGCCAGCAGCTTAATAAG ACAAGGGTTGAGTTTCCTGATCTGAATGGTGATTATATGCCACCACATTTCAACATGAATGCAAAAGGAGTCTTGTATTTGGAAAAGAAGGGAATGCATAATTGGATGAAGAATCATTTAGACGTTAATTTCAACCTTGATTTTCCTCCATTACTAGACTGGGTTCCTCATTTGGTGTTGCAAACCATTCTACAATCG GTTCTTAAAaattatgtggatgatattaaTAATGGATCTGCTGTTAGATTATTAGCAGATTACAATTTGTTCAAGAGgaaaaaacccaaaaacttgGTGTAA
- the LOC137836375 gene encoding uncharacterized protein isoform X2: MGSILLNPSQPSFSDTLLAPLKNHKVHHHASASRNHRFKCNSISRTSSFHYRSSASVPLHEFPSEEWRVKMSQVEALFLKCHPVIHITAKCKSEFHEYPPHIPHHITKYLEFQVTRVEFPDLNGDYMPPHFNMNAKGVLYLEKKGMHNWMKNHLDVNFNLDFPPLLDWVPHLVLQTILQSVLKNYVDDINNGSAVRLLADYNLFKRKKPKNLV, encoded by the exons ATGGGAAGCATTCTCCTAAATCCAAGTCAACCCTCTTTCTCAGATACCCTTTTGGCTCCATTGAAGAACCACAAGGTTCATCACCATGCTTCTGCTTCAAGGAATCATCGTTTCAAATGCAACAGTATCAGTAGAACTTCCTCCTTTCATTACAGAAGCAGTGCTTCTGTTCCACTTCATGAGTTTCCTTCG GAAGAGTGGAGAGTTAAGATGAGTCAAGTGGAAGCCTTGTTCTTAAAGTGTCATCCAGTAATACACATTACAGCTAAATGCAAATCTGAATTTCATGAATACCCACCTCACATTCCTCACCACATCACCAAATATCTGGAGTTTCAAGTT ACAAGGGTTGAGTTTCCTGATCTGAATGGTGATTATATGCCACCACATTTCAACATGAATGCAAAAGGAGTCTTGTATTTGGAAAAGAAGGGAATGCATAATTGGATGAAGAATCATTTAGACGTTAATTTCAACCTTGATTTTCCTCCATTACTAGACTGGGTTCCTCATTTGGTGTTGCAAACCATTCTACAATCG GTTCTTAAAaattatgtggatgatattaaTAATGGATCTGCTGTTAGATTATTAGCAGATTACAATTTGTTCAAGAGgaaaaaacccaaaaacttgGTGTAA